The genomic DNA TAGCTTATTCATCAGCTGTTGAATCTCTTTTTGATTGATCAATGTGCAATATTCTGAATccttatattttattcatgtgTGGTGGAGATGTGTTTCCTTATAATGACCATGTACACATTTCTCTGGTTTGTCGATGCAGGCAAAGGACACATTTCATCTAGAACTGTCATAATCATTGCTTCTTCTGTACTAGTTATCACTATAGCATTTGTTGCTTTCACTTTTGTCCTTGTTATacaaaggagaaagacaaaggaggaGATCATAAGCAACCAGGACACAGAAGGTATCTGATATTTTCTCTGCTATAACACCAGCTGCTAATTAACTTCATTTCTATTTGAACTCTCACTTGTCACTCTTATTGTTTAGATGGTGATGAAGTTGACAATGTGGAATCTTTGCAATTTTACTTCAACATTATCAGAGCTTCCACAAATGGCTTCTCAGATGATAGTAAGGTTGGACAAGCTGGATCCGGTGCTGTTTACAAGGTAAATATTAAGTGTTTTGGTCTAATAATCTCACCCACTGGTCATTGTTTATGATTCAATAATTTGGTttattgtcaagatattatccgatttaaatacaaaattcatCCCATTCATACCCAATATCTCTCCATATGTTTTGGCAATGCAGATTTAGCCTAGGGGTGTCATATGTTCATTAACCAAAATGCCTACTGATTGTCAATCAAAACGGATTCAATTCTAAGTTCTTGATTTCTTGAAGCTATGCAATTTCAGGGGAGGCTTCCTGGAGGACAGGACATAGCTGTAAAGAGACTGTCTAGAGATTCTGGACAAGGAGATCTTCTTGGTCTCCAAGCTTCAACATAGGAACTTGGTTAGACTTTTGGTTTCTGTTTGAGAGGAAATGAAAGGCTTCTCATCTATGAGCTTGTGCTAAATTCAAGTCTAGATAACTTCATATTTGGCATGATTTCACTGcttttttgcttttatttattataatctcGTGGTTTGTTCTTGACCTGAAATTGTATAATCTGTCCAGATCCAATAAAGACTCGATACAAAATTATAGGGGGCATAACACAAGGACTTCTTTACCTTCATGAATATTCTAGGTTTCGGGTTGTTTATCGTGATCTGAAAGCTAGTAATATTCTTCTAGATGCTGATATGGTTccaaaaatttcagattttggaATGGGGAAATTCGTCAAAATGGATCAAACTCAAGGCAATACAAGGAGAGTTGTTGGGACCTTGTAAGTATACATTAAAAGTATAACTTAGACCTTGCTAAATGAAATTAATCAAATCCATCTATGGCCATTTTCAGTGGATTTATGGCTCCAGAATACCTCAAGTATGGACAATTCTCAGTCAACTCTGATGTTCTTAGCTTTGGGCTGCTGGTCCTGAAAATCATCAGTGGTCAAAAGAATATTTCCTTTCATAATGAAGAGCAAGCACAAGATCTATTAACCTATGTAAGTAAATATAGGTCTAAGCAAATCCCATCACTTAAGCTGCCCAAAACCAAAGTTGTGATCGactgtgtccaaagtggacaatttTGATACTGGGTCAGCTGTTGGATCAAAATGTTACAATTTCTTCTTTAAGGTTTAACtaactattaatatttttgacAGGCATAGAGAAATTGGAACGAAGGGATGGCTTTGAATTTGATAGACACTGGTATGAAAGTTGGTTCCAGCAGTGAAGTGATGAGATGTATTCAGATTGGGTTGCTTTGTGTTCAAGAAAATGTCTCAAATAAACCTACAATGGCTTTAGTTGTTCTCATGCTCACTAGCTGCTCTTTATCGGTCCCGGTTCCCCTCAAACCTGCATTTTTTGTGCAACCATACTGTGATATGGATGATTCAGAATCACCTATGCTGGATCGCAATCAAAATCATGTTCAATTTTCCTTGAATGAGGCTTCAATTACTGAACTAGAGGCTCGTTAACATGTTTTCTACACATGAAAAGTCTGAACAAGAAGCattattaaatcataaacaAGCCTTGTTTGTATTGAATGTACCTGTTCTAACTAATGAGGGTAAAGTTCAGTTATGGAAGCTTCATTTACAGATGAAGGCATGTATTTGCTTGAAGATTGAACTGCTTCCAGACCTGATTCCGAAGGACTTTGCCCTGTCCTGCTAAGTATGAGCAATACAGTTGCTATCATAGGTCTGTCGGCTGGATCTTCCTGAACACA from Mangifera indica cultivar Alphonso chromosome 16, CATAS_Mindica_2.1, whole genome shotgun sequence includes the following:
- the LOC123198947 gene encoding putative receptor-like protein kinase At4g00960 is translated as MAIFSGFMAPEYLKYGQFSVNSDVLSFGLLVLKIISGQKNISFHNEEQAQDLLTYRNWNEGMALNLIDTGMKVGSSSEVMRCIQIGLLCVQENVSNKPTMALVVLMLTSCSLSVPVPLKPAFFVQPYCDMDDSESPMLDRNQNHVQFSLNEASITELEAR